The following are encoded in a window of Kitasatospora sp. NBC_01250 genomic DNA:
- a CDS encoding PRC-barrel domain-containing protein: MSAPVQYAIGADVHCPDGTYGHLKRVVIEPQSARVTHLVIGGRDATDRLVPVDIVDETAGDAENIRLFRDTAAVAQLDAAEETEFLPGSEEHLGYEPGQWLTVPAAGLSGGGAVPMPLLLDAGAPHAVVHERVPGDEVQIRHGDRVEATDGEIGHVQGLLVDPRDHGTTHVLLKEGHLWGRKTVAIPINEVSWQGGTVTTRLSKAQLGELPPVRIDSRP; the protein is encoded by the coding sequence GTGAGTGCACCAGTGCAGTACGCGATCGGCGCCGATGTCCACTGCCCGGACGGCACCTACGGCCACCTGAAGCGGGTGGTGATCGAACCGCAGTCGGCGCGGGTCACCCACCTGGTGATCGGTGGCCGTGACGCCACCGACCGGCTGGTTCCCGTCGACATCGTCGATGAGACGGCCGGCGACGCCGAGAACATCAGGCTCTTTCGCGACACGGCGGCCGTCGCCCAGCTCGACGCAGCCGAGGAGACGGAGTTCCTGCCCGGCAGCGAGGAGCACCTGGGCTACGAGCCGGGGCAGTGGCTCACCGTACCGGCCGCCGGCCTCAGCGGGGGCGGCGCCGTCCCCATGCCACTGCTTCTCGACGCGGGTGCGCCGCACGCGGTCGTCCACGAGCGGGTCCCGGGTGACGAGGTCCAGATCCGCCACGGTGACCGCGTCGAGGCCACCGACGGCGAGATCGGCCACGTCCAGGGGCTGCTCGTCGACCCGCGCGACCACGGCACTACCCACGTGCTCCTCAAGGAGGGCCACCTGTGGGGCAGGAAGACCGTCGCCATCCCGATCAACGAGGTGTCCTGGCAGGGCGGGACCGTCACCACACGGCTCAGCAAGGCACAGCTGGGCGAGCTACCGCCGGTCCGGATCGACAGCCGCCCCTGA